The segment GGCATTGAAAACCTAACCGGCGGTGGTGTATAATAATCTTTTTGCTTGGCGAACTTCCACGTAACAGTATCGGGGAGTGACAGGTGACGATTTAGTGAGAGTTAAACGACTCTAAAAAAAATAAATCGTCTTAATTTTTCGATGAAGTTTCTGGCAACATTGGGGTTATATTAGAATTGTTAATGATAAAATTCTGAAATACAGGGACTGATCGCACTATAATTCTTTTCCAAATTTTTCTCTCAACCTATTAACCAATTAACCTAAAAGGAGGCTATAAGAGATGTTTAACCATACAGGACCGAAACGCACACCAGCGTTGAATCCGCTGACAGAGAGAGCGACCGAGTCAACACCGGGAAACTCCATCACATCCGCTGCGCGAGACACCGTGCGCCCTCATACAGACACCGGATCTGAGGAACAGACCGAGACACCACATCATCCCGCGGGTCGCAGGATTATCCCTGATCTATCAAAGGGATTTAGTTTGGCTCAACTCTCAGTCACTCAGGGAAACACAGATTGGGGGTTCAGGAAGGCTCCCCTAACGTTTTTATCGCCAGAGGAGGCGACAAGTGACAGGTATTTCAACACCCGATTTTGGACCAGAGAACGATTACGAGAAAGGCATAGGCGACGACAAGATTCCGGCTGAATTGGCAGGTGACTCCGAAGCAGAGGGTTCTGATTGTATTCGCTCAATCAGATCGGACGCTTCGCTGGGGTCGACCTGCCGTGCAACGCGGAGAAATCCGAAGGAGACGAGCGTGAGACGATCCGATGAAGATCTAATGTTGTCCGTCAAAGAAGGAAATAGCACAGCATTTGAAACATTAACCAAACGTCATTACACAAACACATTAAACTTTATTTATCGTTTCGTAAACAATCGTATGCTCGCGGAGGATCTGTGTCAAGAGACGTTTTTGCGCCTTTGGCGCAGTGCCCCGACCTATCAACCGCTTGCGAAGTTTACCACTTTCCTTTATCACATTGCAAAGAACGTCTGTTTGAAGCAGATTGCTAAAGATCAGCGAACTCCTTACACATCCTCGCTGGAGGCTCCCGTCCCTAATGATAGCGGCGGCGATTACAACCTATCAGAAGAGATCGCAGATAACCGATATTTGCCGGAGGAGACAACCATTGCTAGGGAGGCAGATGAAGCCATCCAGTCAGCGATCGGTGACTTGTCCGACGAGCATCGGTTAGTTTTTGTTTTGACAGAGCTGCAAGGGTTATCATATCAAGAGGTTGCCGAGATTGCCCGATGCCCTGTTGGTACTGTTGCTTCTCGAAAAAATGCAGCAGTTCGACAACTCCAAAGGAGATTATATAAGCACTTAAATTCATAGCTAGAAATAGCCAAAATTCCCCAAGATGAATATTTACCTCTCAACTCTGATAGGAAATGAGGGGAGGTCATATTCATTGCGAAATTGGCTCCAGCCCCTATATCAATTCAGCTTAAAT is part of the Candidatus Poribacteria bacterium genome and harbors:
- a CDS encoding sigma-70 family RNA polymerase sigma factor, with protein sequence MTGISTPDFGPENDYEKGIGDDKIPAELAGDSEAEGSDCIRSIRSDASLGSTCRATRRNPKETSVRRSDEDLMLSVKEGNSTAFETLTKRHYTNTLNFIYRFVNNRMLAEDLCQETFLRLWRSAPTYQPLAKFTTFLYHIAKNVCLKQIAKDQRTPYTSSLEAPVPNDSGGDYNLSEEIADNRYLPEETTIAREADEAIQSAIGDLSDEHRLVFVLTELQGLSYQEVAEIARCPVGTVASRKNAAVRQLQRRLYKHLNS